GCGCGTGGCGTTCTGGTTCTCGGCGGTGGTGGTGCTGATCGGTTACTGGATCCGCACCAGCGTCGACGACGCACCAATCTTCAAAGAGGCCCAGGCGCGCCAGGCGCAGAAAGCCGAGCAGCAACTGGGCGTGGTCGAGGTGTTGCGCCATCACTGGCGCGCGGTGCTGGTAGGCATCGGCGCCCGCTTTGCCGAGAACATCCTCTATTACACCGTGGTGACCTTCTCGATCACCTACCTCAAGCTTGTAGTGCACAAGGACACCTCGCAGATCCTCTTGCTGATGTTCGGCGCGCACCTGCTGCATTTTTTCATGATCCCGCTGATGGGCTACCTGTCCGATCTGGTCGGGCGCAAGCCGGTGTACCTGACCGGCGCGGTGCTCACCGCCTTCTGGGGCTTCATCGGCTTCCCGCTGATGGACACCGGCAACAACTGGCTGATCATGGCCGCGATCACCCTGGGCCTGGCCATCGAGTCGATGACCTACGCGCCCTACTCGGCGCTGATGGCCGAGCTGTTCCCCACCCACGTGCGCTACACCGCGCTGTCGCTGTGCTACCAGGTGGCGCCGATTTTCGCCGGATCCCTGGCGCCGCTGATCGCCATCAGTTTGCTCAATGAGTTCCACAGCTCGACGCCGATTGCCTGGTACCTGGTTGGCGCTGCGCTGATCTCGATTGTCGCTGTTGGCCTGACCCGCGAGACCCGCGGCAAGTCGCTGCACCAGGTAGACGCCGAAGCGGCCGCGCGCATCGCCGCCGGGCAAGCGGCGCCGGTTCGCCCGGGCAGTTCGCTGGCCTGACCCCACCTTTTTTTTCAGGAGTAATCCATGGCGGATATCATCGGCCACAACTACATTGGCGGCGCGCGCAGCGCCGCTGGCAGCCTCACCCTGCAGAGCCATGACGCAACCAGCGGCGAGGCCCTGCCCTATCGGTTCCACCAGGCCACCGGCGCAGAAGTGCATGCCGCTGTCCAGGCGGCGGCCGAGGCCTACCCGGTGTTTCGCAGTTTGTCGCCGGAGCGACGGGCGCAGTTTCTTGAGGCCATTGCCGCGCAACTGGAGGCCCTGGGGGATGATTTCATCACCCTGGTGACCGGCGAAACGGCGTTGCCCGCCGCGCGGATCCTCGGCGAGCGCGGGCGCACTTGCGGGCAGATGCGCCTGTTCGCCCAGGTGCTGCGCCGCGGTGACTTTCTCGGCGCACGCATCGACCGCGCCCAGCCCGATCGCCAACCGCTGCCCCGCGCCGACCTGCGCCAGTACCGCCTGGGCGTCGGCCCGGTCGCGGTGTTTGGCGCCAGCAACTTCCCCCTGGCTTTCTCCACTGCCGGCGGCGACACCGCCGCGGCCCTGGCCGCCGGCTGCCCGGTGGTATTCAAGGCCCACAGCGGCCACATGGCCACCGCTGAGCGGGTGGCCGATGCGATCATCCGCGCGGCCGAACAGACAGGCATGCCCAAGGGCGTGTTCAACATGATCTACGGCGCCGGCGTCGGCGAAGCGCTGGTCAAGCATCCGGCGATCCAGGCGGTGGGTTTTACCGGCTCACTCAAGGGCGGCCGTGCGCTGTGCGACATGGCGGCGGCACGGGCACAACCGATCCCGGTGTTCGCCGAAATGAGCAGCATCAACCCGGTGCTGGTACTGCCCCAGGCCCTGAACCTGCGCAGCGAGCAGATCGCCCGCGAACTAGCGGCCTCGGTGGTGCTCGGCTGCGGGCAGTTCTGTACCAACCCGGGGCTGGTGATCGGCCTGCGCTCGCCGGCATTCAGTGCATTTACCGAACAACTGGCCGCGCAACTGGCCGCGCAACCGGCACAGACCATGCTCAACGCCGGCACCCTCGCCAGTTACACCAAGGGCGTCGAGGCGCTGCTCGCTCACCCTGGCATCAGCCACCTGGCCGGGCAGCCGCAACAGGGCAAGCAGGCGCAGGCGCAGCTGTTCAAGGCCGATGTCAGCCTGTTGCTCGAAGGCGATGCGCTGTTGCAGGAAGAGGTGTTCGGGCCGGCCACGGTGCTGGTCGAGGTGGCCGACAGCACGCAGTTGCAGCAAGCATTGCACGGCCTGCACGGTCAGCTCACCGCTACCCTGATCGCCGAAGCTGAAGATCTGCAAAGCCACGCTGAACTGCTACCGCTGCTGGAGCAGAGGGTCGGCCGGGTACTGTTCAACGGCTACCCGACCGGCGTTGAAGTCTGTGATGCAATGGTGCACGGCGGCCCCTACCCGGCCACCTCCGATGCCCGCGGGACGTCGGTGGGCAGCCTGGCCATCGAGCGCTTCCTGCGCCCGGTGTGCTACCAGAACTGCCCGGATGCGCTGCTACCGCCGGCACTGCAGAACGCCAACCCGCTGGGCATCGCGCGCCTGGTCGACGGCCAGAGCAGCCGCACCGCCCTGTAAGGGCGGGTTTCAGGCCAGCAGCGCCCTGAGATCGTTGTACAGGGCCTGCGGGATTTCCACCCCTTCCACCAGGCTGCGCGCCCGTGCTGTATAGCGGCGCGCAGACGGCAGCCGCGCGCCCTGCCCCTCGATGCTCTCGAATACCACCTCGGCCCGGGCCAGGTGTTGATCGGCGGCGTCACCCAAAAACCTGCGCGGGTCCAGGGCAATCAGCAACTCACCATGATAAGGCGAGGATTTGCTGCCGTCGGCATGGGCCAGTGATTCGGCACTGGTCAGGTCGCCGATCAACGGCCCGGCGATCAGTTCGACCATCGCCGCCAGCGCCGAGCCCTTGTGCCCGCCGAAAGTGAGCATGGCGCCACGGTCCAGCACCACGTTGGGGTCGGTGCTGGGCTGGCCGTGCTCATCCACGCCCCAGCCTTCGGGAATCGCCTTGCCGGCACGCCGATGCAGCTCGATGTCGCCACGGGCGATGGCGCTGGTAGCGAAGTCAAAAACATACGGATGCGTGCCCGCCCTCGGCCAGCCGAAGGCAATGGGGTTGGTGCCGAACACCGGCCGATGGCCACCGGCAGGCGCCACCCAGGCATGGCTGGGGGTGAATGCCAGGGCCACCAGGCCGGCCTCGGCCAGCTGCTCGATCTCGACCCACAAGGCCGAAAAGTGCACACAGCGGTTGATCGCCAGGGCGGCGATGCCGTTGCGTTGGGCCTTGGCTTGCAACAACGGCAAGCCGGCCTGGAATGCCAGCTGAGAGAACCCGCCGCCGGCATCCACGCACACGATCGACGGCGCCTGGTCGATGACTTCGGGGCGGGCATCGGCAACCACTTTGCCGGCCTTGAGCGAGCCGACGCAGCCCAGCACCCGGTACAGGCCATGGGAGGCGCAGCCATCGCGCTCGCCGGCGACGATGGTATCGCTCACCGCCCGGGCATGGTCGGCGTCAAAGCCGTTGTGCAAAAGGATCGAAAAGGCCAGCGAATGGGCTTCGGACAGGGTCAGGCGGATCATGGTCATCTCCTTGGGCTGACTGTCCAGCCTGCCTCAAGCCCGCTGCGCCGACTTGATCGCTTTAGCCCCCGGTGATGACGATCTCGGCATAGCGGGGAAGGCTGCAAGGGCCGCCAGTGCCCGCTGGATGTACTGCTGATACCGCTCAGGGTCGCTGACCTCGACATGGGCAATCCAGCAGGCCTTCAATGCATGCTCCCGCCCCAGGTAGATTTGTATTACGGCATACCCTATAGCTTACTCCTCAGCCTCGGGAAAGTTGCGGCAGCTTTTGCGCTCGGCCAGTTCCTGGTCGGTAGGTCGCTGCTCGACGAACACGGCGCGGCCATCCTTGTAGATCTCCAGATACCCCCATTCCAGATCCTGCTCTCGCTGACCAGGCTTGGGCGGATTGCGCCACCAGGGCTCGCGACTGATCAGTTGCATGGCAATGGCTCTCGCTGAAACACACTACTTCACTATAGACACTGGACCACGAGCGCTCTGGCTCGGCCATCGGCGCCCGCACACCGATGCCGGGTGATAGCCGGTAGCTTGCAGACTCTTGTCAAAGCGCCGCTGGAATGGCCGGTGTTCCCGACACCGGGCTGGCGCATTGAAACCATCGCGGGGCAAGCCCGCTCCTACCTGGTCTGTAGGAGCGGGCTTGCCCCGCGATAAGGCCGGTCAGGCTGGCGCCGAGGTGCGAATCAGGTGATCGAAGGCCGCCAACGAAGCCTTGGCGCCCTCGCCCACGGCAATCACGATCTGCTTGTATGGCACGGTGGTCACGTCACCGGCGGCGAACACGCCCGGCAGGTTGGTCTGGCCGCGGGCATCGACGATGATCTCGCCGCGCGGGGTCAGCTCGACCGTGCCTTTGAGCCAGTCGGTGTTGGGCAGCAGGCCGATCTGCACGAAGATCCCTTCCAGCGCCAGGTCATGCAGCTCATCGCTGTTGCGGTCCTTGTAGCGCAGGCCGTTGACCTTCTCGCCATCACCGAGCACCTCGGTGGTCAGCGCACTGGTGATCACCTTGACGTTCGGCAAGCTGTGCAGCTTGCGCTGCAGCACGG
This portion of the Pseudomonas sp. SORT22 genome encodes:
- the abaF gene encoding fosfomycin efflux MFS transporter AbaF; its protein translation is MSSYPSSATNPSGLKRVVAAAMAGTVAEWYEFFLYGTASALVFGQLFFRQTDSPVDGIIAAFALYAVGFLARPLGGLVFGHYGDKFGRKRLLQLSLVVVGITTFLMGCLPGFDTIGYAAPVLLVLLRLIQGFAFGGEWGGAILLVSEHCPDNRRGFWASWPQAGVPAGNLVATVALLLLSSNLSEEQFLAWGWRVAFWFSAVVVLIGYWIRTSVDDAPIFKEAQARQAQKAEQQLGVVEVLRHHWRAVLVGIGARFAENILYYTVVTFSITYLKLVVHKDTSQILLLMFGAHLLHFFMIPLMGYLSDLVGRKPVYLTGAVLTAFWGFIGFPLMDTGNNWLIMAAITLGLAIESMTYAPYSALMAELFPTHVRYTALSLCYQVAPIFAGSLAPLIAISLLNEFHSSTPIAWYLVGAALISIVAVGLTRETRGKSLHQVDAEAAARIAAGQAAPVRPGSSLA
- a CDS encoding aldehyde dehydrogenase (NADP(+)) encodes the protein MADIIGHNYIGGARSAAGSLTLQSHDATSGEALPYRFHQATGAEVHAAVQAAAEAYPVFRSLSPERRAQFLEAIAAQLEALGDDFITLVTGETALPAARILGERGRTCGQMRLFAQVLRRGDFLGARIDRAQPDRQPLPRADLRQYRLGVGPVAVFGASNFPLAFSTAGGDTAAALAAGCPVVFKAHSGHMATAERVADAIIRAAEQTGMPKGVFNMIYGAGVGEALVKHPAIQAVGFTGSLKGGRALCDMAAARAQPIPVFAEMSSINPVLVLPQALNLRSEQIARELAASVVLGCGQFCTNPGLVIGLRSPAFSAFTEQLAAQLAAQPAQTMLNAGTLASYTKGVEALLAHPGISHLAGQPQQGKQAQAQLFKADVSLLLEGDALLQEEVFGPATVLVEVADSTQLQQALHGLHGQLTATLIAEAEDLQSHAELLPLLEQRVGRVLFNGYPTGVEVCDAMVHGGPYPATSDARGTSVGSLAIERFLRPVCYQNCPDALLPPALQNANPLGIARLVDGQSSRTAL
- a CDS encoding Ldh family oxidoreductase; amino-acid sequence: MIRLTLSEAHSLAFSILLHNGFDADHARAVSDTIVAGERDGCASHGLYRVLGCVGSLKAGKVVADARPEVIDQAPSIVCVDAGGGFSQLAFQAGLPLLQAKAQRNGIAALAINRCVHFSALWVEIEQLAEAGLVALAFTPSHAWVAPAGGHRPVFGTNPIAFGWPRAGTHPYVFDFATSAIARGDIELHRRAGKAIPEGWGVDEHGQPSTDPNVVLDRGAMLTFGGHKGSALAAMVELIAGPLIGDLTSAESLAHADGSKSSPYHGELLIALDPRRFLGDAADQHLARAEVVFESIEGQGARLPSARRYTARARSLVEGVEIPQALYNDLRALLA